In a genomic window of ANME-2 cluster archaeon:
- the nth gene encoding endonuclease III: MEQQDRVLEIIKLLRAEYPISRTALRYDAPWQLLIATILSAQCTDKRVNMVTAKLFRKYPRLEDIAGADLNELEQDIKSTGFYHQKAKNIIKSSKVMLDEFEGEVPQSMKELITLPGVARKTANVVLSSAYGITEGIAVDTHVKRLSFRLGLTMHTDPNKIEQDLMELAPREEWSDLSMRLILHGRNVCSARKPNHDICILELLCPRKGIE, encoded by the coding sequence ATGGAACAGCAAGACCGTGTGCTTGAGATAATTAAGCTGCTCAGGGCAGAATATCCCATCTCCAGGACAGCACTGAGATATGATGCACCCTGGCAGTTATTGATTGCCACTATCCTCTCAGCACAGTGTACTGACAAAAGAGTGAACATGGTAACGGCAAAACTGTTCAGGAAATATCCTCGCCTGGAAGATATTGCAGGTGCAGACCTGAATGAACTTGAGCAGGATATCAAATCCACAGGTTTTTATCATCAAAAAGCAAAGAATATTATCAAAAGCAGCAAGGTCATGCTGGATGAATTTGAAGGTGAAGTTCCCCAAAGCATGAAGGAACTCATCACTTTGCCGGGAGTAGCTCGAAAAACTGCCAACGTCGTACTGTCCAGTGCATATGGAATAACCGAAGGCATCGCAGTGGATACTCATGTGAAGCGGTTATCTTTCAGGCTTGGACTGACCATGCATACCGACCCCAACAAGATCGAGCAGGACCTGATGGAACTTGCCCCGCGGGAAGAGTGGAGCGACCTGTCCATGAGACTTATATTGCACGGGCGCAATGTGTGCAGTGCACGCAAGCCGAACCATGATATCTGTATACTGGAACTACTTTGCCCGAGGAAGGGAATTGAATGA
- a CDS encoding BrnT family toxin: MKIIGLIWTDKTIEKLVQKHNVQQEEIHELLGSNPKFRFVEKGFYPNENVYAALGRSKAGRFLILFFIYKKNKHALILSARDMTGAERKKYEQQ, from the coding sequence TTGAAAATCATTGGCCTTATATGGACGGACAAAACCATTGAAAAACTTGTACAAAAGCACAATGTACAGCAAGAAGAAATACATGAATTACTCGGCAGTAATCCAAAATTTCGTTTTGTTGAGAAAGGTTTCTATCCGAATGAAAATGTATATGCCGCCCTTGGCAGGTCAAAAGCAGGCAGGTTTCTAATCCTCTTCTTTATATACAAAAAAAATAAACATGCACTTATACTATCTGCACGAGACATGACTGGTGCTGAAAGGAAGAAATATGAACAACAATAA
- a CDS encoding DEAD/DEAH box helicase — protein sequence MENSKFNDLNISKEILLAIKDMGFEEPTPIQAQAIPHMLNGEDLIGQAQTGTGKTAAFGIATLEKIDPENKALQAVILCPTRELAIQVSEELKMLSKYQKAVRILPVYGGQPIDRQIKVLKKGVQVVIGTPGRVMDHMKRGTLKMGSVRLIVLDEADEMLDMGFRDDIEYIVETMPEQRQTILFSATMSKAILNLAKKYQNEPEMIILVHKEMTAPNVEQFYFEVKQHAKPEVLCRLMDLHNFNLSLVFCNTKKRVDELVEDLKTKGYLAEGLHGDMQQNQRDRVMSKFRSGDIEILVATDVAARGIDVGATDAVFNFDMPADVEYYVHRIGRTARAGKAGHAFTFVTGREVHRIKGIQKFTGTKIKSQVVPSISDVNEVRTNQLLGKVKEIIDAGHLATYSNLVEKLIQEDYAYFDVAAALMKMVVGESNKK from the coding sequence ATGGAAAATTCAAAGTTCAATGATTTAAATATATCAAAAGAGATACTCCTGGCAATCAAGGATATGGGTTTTGAGGAACCAACCCCTATCCAGGCTCAGGCTATTCCACACATGCTCAATGGGGAGGATTTGATCGGACAGGCCCAGACGGGCACCGGGAAGACTGCTGCTTTTGGAATTGCAACGCTGGAGAAGATAGATCCGGAGAATAAGGCCCTGCAGGCTGTGATATTGTGTCCGACACGGGAGCTCGCAATCCAGGTATCAGAGGAACTGAAAATGCTGTCAAAGTATCAGAAGGCTGTCCGGATCCTGCCCGTTTACGGTGGGCAACCGATAGACCGCCAGATAAAAGTGTTAAAAAAAGGTGTGCAGGTCGTGATTGGCACTCCTGGTCGCGTTATGGACCATATGAAGCGTGGTACTTTGAAGATGGGTAGTGTCCGGTTAATCGTACTGGATGAAGCAGATGAGATGCTGGATATGGGGTTCCGGGACGACATTGAATATATTGTGGAGACAATGCCGGAACAAAGACAGACCATTCTGTTTTCTGCTACAATGTCAAAGGCAATTTTAAATCTTGCGAAAAAATACCAGAACGAACCAGAAATGATAATATTGGTTCACAAAGAGATGACTGCTCCCAATGTTGAACAGTTTTATTTTGAAGTCAAACAACATGCAAAACCAGAGGTATTGTGCCGATTAATGGACCTTCACAATTTTAATCTGTCTCTCGTGTTCTGCAATACCAAGAAACGTGTGGATGAATTGGTTGAAGACTTGAAGACAAAAGGATATCTGGCTGAAGGATTGCATGGTGACATGCAGCAGAACCAGAGGGACCGTGTCATGTCGAAGTTCAGAAGTGGTGATATTGAGATATTGGTGGCCACTGATGTGGCGGCGAGAGGGATTGACGTAGGGGCTACAGATGCTGTGTTCAATTTTGATATGCCTGCTGATGTCGAATATTATGTACACAGGATTGGACGGACAGCCAGAGCCGGAAAAGCAGGGCATGCGTTTACTTTTGTAACAGGTAGGGAAGTCCACAGAATTAAAGGGATTCAGAAATTCACAGGAACTAAAATCAAATCACAGGTAGTCCCATCTATCAGTGATGTTAATGAGGTCAGGACCAACCAGCTTTTGGGAAAGGTCAAGGAGATCATCGATGCCGGACATCTGGCCACATACAGCAATCTGGTTGAAAAGCTCATCCAGGAAGATTATGCTTATTTTGATGTGGCAGCTGCTTTGATGAAAATGGTTGTTGGTGAGAGCAATAAAAAATAG
- the trxB gene encoding thioredoxin-disulfide reductase, with amino-acid sequence MIYDVIIIGGGPAGLSAGIYAKRAMMNALLIEKLGVGGQIMKTHLIENYPGFPEVSGMDLMQKMEEHVKKFDLDMKFADVIQIKDGGDVKTVVTSDGEFETRSVIIATGTNPKKLGVPGEAKFTGRGVSTCATCDGFFFTGKNVALVGGGDSAIVEAIFLTKMVNKVYVIHRRDELRAEKINQERAIKNPKIEFIWNSNLQSIEGTDTVEKVVVKNKLTQEMTEIPVSGVFMYVGIEPGTDYIDADKDEAGFLITGTDLSTSIAGIFAAGDCRTTLLRQVVTAVGDGALAAVSAERYIARFE; translated from the coding sequence ATGATATATGATGTGATTATAATTGGAGGCGGGCCTGCAGGACTTTCAGCAGGCATTTATGCCAAACGCGCAATGATGAATGCCCTGCTTATTGAAAAACTGGGAGTGGGCGGGCAGATAATGAAAACCCACCTGATCGAGAATTATCCTGGCTTCCCTGAGGTCAGCGGTATGGATCTGATGCAGAAGATGGAAGAGCATGTAAAGAAATTCGATCTGGATATGAAATTTGCCGATGTCATTCAGATCAAAGACGGAGGAGATGTTAAGACAGTAGTAACCTCTGATGGTGAATTCGAAACCAGATCCGTGATTATTGCCACGGGCACGAATCCAAAGAAACTTGGCGTGCCCGGTGAAGCAAAATTCACGGGCAGGGGCGTGTCCACCTGCGCTACATGCGACGGTTTTTTCTTTACGGGCAAAAACGTAGCACTGGTCGGCGGCGGCGACAGCGCCATTGTTGAGGCAATTTTCCTTACAAAAATGGTCAATAAGGTATATGTCATCCACCGTAGGGATGAACTGAGGGCTGAAAAGATTAACCAGGAAAGGGCCATTAAGAATCCGAAGATAGAGTTTATCTGGAACTCCAACCTGCAGTCCATCGAAGGTACTGACACTGTTGAAAAGGTGGTTGTCAAGAACAAGCTCACTCAAGAGATGACCGAGATCCCGGTCAGTGGAGTGTTCATGTATGTAGGTATTGAACCAGGCACTGATTATATCGATGCCGATAAGGATGAGGCCGGTTTCCTGATTACCGGCACTGACCTGTCCACTTCTATAGCGGGTATCTTTGCAGCAGGGGACTGCCGCACCACGTTATTGCGCCAGGTAGTGACAGCCGTAGGTGACGGTGCACTGGCTGCGGTTTCAGCTGAGCGTTATATTGCACGTTTTGAATGA
- a CDS encoding type II toxin-antitoxin system MqsA family antitoxin produces MKPDKCSFCKGKLIKGKTEFVVKVENEILTVKDVPAYICNECNEAYFTSEISEKIDIIMEKFHKSTLLVHPMAAGEVSLNEAIV; encoded by the coding sequence ATGAAACCAGATAAATGTAGTTTCTGCAAAGGCAAATTAATTAAAGGAAAAACCGAATTTGTCGTCAAGGTAGAAAATGAAATTCTTACTGTAAAAGATGTTCCTGCATATATCTGCAATGAATGCAATGAGGCATATTTTACTTCTGAGATTTCTGAAAAAATAGATATTATTATGGAAAAATTTCATAAATCAACTTTGCTCGTTCACCCAATGGCAGCTGGCGAAGTTAGTCTAAATGAAGCGATTGTATGA
- a CDS encoding replication factor C small subunit: MKEQIWIEKYRPFSLKDIVGQDEVIKRLQSYVKSGNLPHLMFSGPPGVGKTASAISIAKELFGDTWTNNFTELNASDERGIDVVRNKIKNFARTSPLGEADFKIIFLDEADALTSDAQSALRRTMEKYTHTCRFILSCNYSSKIIEPIQSRCAVYRFSPISQEAIQQRVAHIAKEEGLEVTEEGMEAIKYVSQGDMRKAINSLQAAGLLEKKVDMDAIYQITATARPEEIGLLIDLSLAGDFLGARKQLDTLLINQGLSGEDIIVQLHRTMFDKTIPDILKVKLMDRIGEIDFRLTEGAHERIQLEALLAYFVLAGKGE, encoded by the coding sequence ATAAAAGAACAGATCTGGATTGAAAAATACCGCCCCTTCAGCCTGAAAGACATAGTCGGGCAGGATGAGGTCATAAAACGCCTCCAGTCATATGTAAAATCAGGCAACCTGCCACACCTTATGTTCTCGGGTCCGCCCGGTGTGGGTAAAACGGCTTCTGCCATTTCCATTGCCAAAGAACTGTTCGGTGATACCTGGACCAATAACTTCACTGAACTCAATGCCAGCGATGAAAGGGGCATCGATGTTGTGCGAAATAAGATAAAGAACTTTGCCCGGACATCCCCTCTTGGTGAAGCTGATTTCAAGATAATCTTCCTGGACGAAGCCGATGCCCTGACCTCAGATGCCCAGAGCGCACTGCGGCGGACCATGGAAAAATATACCCATACCTGCCGATTCATCCTTTCATGCAACTACTCTTCCAAGATAATAGAACCCATCCAGTCCAGATGTGCAGTATACCGGTTCTCTCCCATTTCGCAGGAAGCCATCCAGCAACGTGTGGCCCACATTGCCAAAGAAGAAGGACTTGAGGTCACTGAAGAAGGAATGGAAGCCATCAAATATGTATCACAGGGCGATATGCGCAAAGCCATAAATTCACTTCAGGCTGCCGGGTTGCTGGAAAAGAAAGTCGATATGGATGCCATCTACCAGATAACTGCTACCGCCAGGCCCGAAGAGATCGGGCTACTTATTGACCTGTCGCTGGCCGGGGACTTCCTTGGAGCCCGTAAACAACTGGATACCCTTCTCATCAACCAGGGCCTTTCAGGCGAGGACATCATCGTCCAGCTGCACAGGACAATGTTCGACAAGACCATCCCTGATATCCTGAAAGTAAAATTGATGGACCGTATCGGCGAGATAGATTTCAGGCTGACAGAAGGCGCTCATGAGCGGATACAGTTAGAAGCTCTGCTTGCTTACTTCGTACTGGCAGGGAAAGGAGAATGA
- a CDS encoding 3'-phosphoesterase: MNLYDYQNKRDFTATDEPDGMNSIADGITQGSIYVIQEHDSKKLHYDLRLQFGGVLRSWAVPKEPPEKPGVKRLAIPTEDHPLAYAKFEGEIPEGHYGAGTVKIWDKGIFEPLEVDEEKIIFRIEGKRLAGVYCLIKTRGQEKKEQWLFFRKNE; encoded by the coding sequence ATGAACCTGTATGATTATCAAAATAAGCGGGATTTCACGGCAACTGATGAACCTGATGGGATGAACAGCATAGCTGACGGCATTACCCAAGGTAGTATCTATGTTATTCAGGAACATGATTCCAAAAAACTGCACTACGACCTGAGACTCCAGTTCGGGGGTGTGTTGCGTAGCTGGGCGGTGCCAAAGGAACCTCCCGAAAAGCCAGGTGTAAAAAGGCTGGCCATACCTACCGAAGACCACCCCCTGGCATATGCAAAGTTCGAGGGTGAGATTCCTGAGGGCCACTATGGTGCTGGTACGGTGAAAATATGGGATAAAGGCATATTTGAGCCGCTGGAAGTGGATGAGGAGAAAATTATCTTCAGGATTGAGGGTAAGAGGTTAGCAGGCGTTTACTGCCTTATCAAGACCAGGGGACAGGAGAAAAAGGAACAATGGTTATTTTTCAGGAAGAATGAATGA
- a CDS encoding TIGR04255 family protein, whose product MSNNILKNVILRMDFLGEIDRSDSILENLKKVLLNDFPEFETKEMASLEMIADQTQRTTKEKRFKSFIFQNKEIDNSITLEPDAIVFDIKKYKTYKEFKEIVQKVFQNLEGENSSAKVSRIGLRYINQIIVKQGNPFDWTGLIKEPLICSRHFIEEIDGVRRLMGVLEFNTPDYFIRFQYGWFNSEYPNPIARKEFLLDYDCSSTNEINFSSGLISQIDIFHDAIKELFKKSKFDELDKL is encoded by the coding sequence ATGTCAAACAATATTTTGAAGAATGTCATATTAAGGATGGATTTTTTGGGTGAAATTGACCGCTCTGATTCAATATTGGAAAACCTTAAGAAGGTTTTGTTGAATGATTTTCCTGAGTTTGAGACGAAAGAAATGGCATCTTTAGAAATGATTGCCGACCAAACTCAGAGAACCACAAAAGAGAAACGATTTAAAAGTTTTATTTTTCAAAATAAAGAAATAGATAATTCTATAACATTAGAGCCTGATGCAATTGTTTTTGATATTAAAAAATATAAAACATATAAAGAGTTCAAAGAAATTGTGCAGAAAGTATTTCAAAATTTGGAGGGGGAGAACTCTTCCGCGAAAGTATCCAGAATCGGACTTCGTTATATAAATCAAATAATTGTTAAACAAGGAAATCCGTTTGATTGGACTGGATTGATCAAAGAACCCCTTATTTGTAGCCGCCACTTTATTGAAGAGATAGATGGAGTGAGAAGATTAATGGGAGTCTTGGAATTCAATACACCGGATTATTTTATTAGATTCCAATACGGTTGGTTCAATAGCGAATATCCGAATCCAATCGCGAGGAAAGAATTTTTACTTGATTATGATTGTTCCTCAACAAATGAAATAAATTTTTCCTCTGGTCTTATTAGTCAGATTGATATATTTCATGATGCAATTAAAGAGCTATTTAAAAAAAGCAAATTCGATGAATTAGATAAACTTTAA
- a CDS encoding BrnA antitoxin family protein, whose product MNNNKSSLSKARDYDEIGEFWDIHELADHWDETRPAEFEVDIKSEVIYYAVDNELSNKILASARRRGISPDTLVNLWLQEKLQEQSS is encoded by the coding sequence ATGAACAACAATAAAAGTTCTCTATCTAAAGCACGGGACTACGACGAAATTGGGGAATTCTGGGACATACACGAGCTTGCCGACCATTGGGATGAGACCAGACCTGCCGAGTTCGAAGTTGATATCAAATCCGAAGTGATATACTATGCAGTGGACAATGAACTTTCGAATAAAATCCTGGCATCTGCCAGACGCCGTGGTATTTCACCTGATACTCTCGTGAATTTATGGCTGCAGGAGAAGCTGCAAGAGCAGTCATCTTGA
- a CDS encoding DUF4258 domain-containing protein, with translation MRINHDFIKELFYNSEFIISNHARTRMFQRNISTNEIRYIIENGEIIEDYLDDEPCPSALFFGLLKTKPIHIVVAQCEDHARIITVYIPDKDKWIDYKIRKDKV, from the coding sequence ATGAGAATAAATCATGATTTTATTAAGGAATTATTTTATAATAGTGAGTTTATAATTTCCAATCATGCTAGAACCAGAATGTTTCAGAGAAATATTTCAACTAATGAGATCAGATATATTATTGAAAATGGAGAGATAATTGAAGATTATTTAGATGATGAACCATGTCCTTCTGCTTTATTTTTTGGATTATTAAAAACAAAACCAATCCATATTGTTGTTGCACAATGTGAAGATCATGCAAGAATAATCACAGTATATATACCAGATAAAGATAAATGGATTGACTACAAAATTAGGAAAGATAAAGTATGA
- a CDS encoding 4Fe-4S binding protein produces the protein MTIEIDLDKCVGAGECVDVCPVEVFELVDDKATAPNVNKCTECCLCVDSCPSGAITHSSC, from the coding sequence ATTACCATCGAAATAGACCTTGATAAATGTGTTGGCGCTGGTGAATGTGTAGACGTATGTCCTGTTGAAGTTTTTGAACTGGTGGACGACAAGGCAACAGCACCAAATGTAAACAAGTGCACCGAATGCTGCCTGTGTGTGGATTCATGCCCTTCAGGTGCGATAACACATAGTTCCTGTTAA
- a CDS encoding TraR/DksA C4-type zinc finger protein — MNDILTDLQPIIDFHGHLCPGLVLGYRAAKAGMQRIHAMRSEDEELVAIVENNSCAVDAIQFMTGCTFGKGNFFFRDFGKHVYTLALRPDGRGVRISLKGDVFREEERDRRIEQILGMDEHELFDIQDVTIELPILARIHKSIPCSRCREPVMETRVMKKDGKGYCIPCYNEL; from the coding sequence ATGAATGATATTCTTACTGACCTTCAACCCATTATAGATTTCCACGGTCATCTTTGTCCCGGCCTGGTGCTGGGCTACCGAGCTGCTAAAGCCGGGATGCAGCGGATACATGCCATGCGCTCTGAGGATGAAGAACTGGTGGCTATTGTGGAGAATAATTCCTGCGCAGTGGATGCCATCCAGTTCATGACCGGATGCACATTCGGCAAGGGCAATTTCTTTTTCAGGGACTTCGGCAAACATGTGTACACGCTGGCACTTCGCCCCGATGGCCGTGGTGTGCGGATCAGCCTGAAAGGTGACGTGTTCAGGGAAGAAGAACGGGACAGGCGCATCGAGCAAATATTGGGCATGGATGAACATGAGCTGTTCGACATACAGGACGTTACTATTGAACTACCGATCCTGGCCCGGATACATAAATCTATTCCCTGTTCAAGATGCAGGGAGCCTGTGATGGAAACAAGGGTCATGAAAAAAGATGGAAAAGGTTACTGTATCCCATGTTATAATGAATTGTGA
- a CDS encoding small multi-drug export protein has translation MTESLSSVTVATASFLSMIPHWLSIVIIAMLPVSELRGAIPVALAPADVGGYGMSVPEAYILAVLGNMIPVIPLLLFLEPVSDFLRRWRIFDIFFTWLFTRTHHNHSESFEKYGTLALTIFVAVPLPVTGAWTGCAAAFVFGIKFRHALLAIFAGVLIAGVVVTLLTLTGISIFELL, from the coding sequence ATGACAGAAAGTCTATCATCAGTAACTGTTGCAACTGCCAGTTTCCTGTCCATGATACCACACTGGCTCTCGATCGTTATCATTGCCATGCTGCCCGTCTCCGAGCTAAGGGGTGCCATTCCTGTAGCACTGGCCCCTGCGGATGTGGGTGGATACGGGATGTCCGTCCCTGAAGCATATATCCTGGCCGTACTCGGCAATATGATTCCCGTTATTCCGCTGTTATTGTTCCTTGAACCGGTGTCGGATTTCCTGAGACGCTGGAGGATTTTTGATATATTCTTCACATGGCTGTTCACCAGGACACACCATAACCACAGTGAAAGTTTTGAGAAATACGGGACACTGGCACTTACCATATTTGTTGCAGTGCCTTTACCGGTCACGGGAGCCTGGACCGGATGTGCTGCCGCATTCGTATTCGGCATCAAGTTCAGGCATGCCTTGCTTGCCATCTTTGCCGGTGTATTGATAGCAGGAGTTGTGGTGACCCTGCTCACCCTGACAGGCATCAGCATATTTGAATTACTCTGA